The genomic interval CGACGGCGGCCCGGGCCAGCTCCTGCCGGGTGGCCCGCAGCTCCGTCACCGTCTCCGCCAGCCGCAGGATCGCCGAGGTCACGGCCCCGGAGATGAACGTCCCGTACCCCAGCGTCCACGGCGGCGAGGCGCTGTCGTCGCGCCAGACCGCGACCGCGCACGCGGCGACCGCGAGCCCGAGCAGCCCGACCGCGAGCAGCCGGTGGCGCAGGACCGTGCCGGCGGCCAGCGAGAGCAGCGGGAAGAACAGCAGCCAGCTGCCCCCGTAACCGATGGCCAGGGCGAAGGTGACCGCGGCCAGCGCGCCCAGCAGGACGTACGTCACCGGGCTCTCGCGCTTCTCCTTGCTGAAGCCCCGGAACACCACCGAGATGTAGAGCGAGTTGAAGGCCAGCAGGCCGGCTCCGGCGATCCACGGGGTGGGGGTCTCGCCCTGGAAGAGGTTGGAGAAGGCGCCGAGCCCCATCAGCAGCCAGGGCAGCAGCGCGTACGGCGAGGGCGGGCCCGGCCTGCGGGCCTCCTTCCGCATCCGGCGGCGCTCCCTGAACGATGGTCGTCCGGTCCCCGGCATGTTCACTCCCGTCACACGGTCCTGGCGGACCGACGGTACGAGATCACCGCGTACGCGCCGAACAGCAGCAGCCACGCGGCGAGCACGCCTGTCGTCATGGCGCCCGGCGCGTGCCCGTCGGTCGTCGCCCAGCCCAGGTCCGCGAACCGGTTGGCCGGGGTGAACCGGCCGACCGAGCGCAGCCACTCGGGCAGCATCTCCAGCGGGAACCACAGCCCGCCGACGACGCCGAAGCCCATCAGGCAGGCGACGTTGACGACGCCGGTGCCCTGCGGGGTCAGCCGGTAGCCGTTGCCCAGGCCGAGCAGGGTGAAGGGCAGCGCGCCCAGCCACAGCAGCAGCACCAGCACCGCCCACTGCCAGGCCGCCATCCGCACCCCGTTGATCAGACCGCCGGCCAGCAGCACGGTGAGGATCACCGGCAGCACGGTCACCGATCCGCTGATCGCCCGGCCCACCACCGCGTGCGACGGGGAGAGCGGGGTGACCCTCAACTGCTGGAGCCAGCCGAGGGACTTGTCGGAGGCGACGCCCGTACCGATCGACATCGCGGAGCCGAGCGCGCCGTACGCGGCCATGCCGACCATGGACGCAGTCTTCCAGCCGTCGGCGCCGTCGTCACCGATGTTGGTGAAGATCAGATACATCAGCACCGGCATGCCCGTGCCGAAGATCAGGAATCCGGCGTCACGCAGGGTCCGGCGCATTTCGAGCAGGATGTACGGGAACATCAGACGGTCTCCTTCTCGGTGGCGGGCGCGGTCGTCGCGAGCACGGCGTCCCCGGGTGCCGTGAGCGCCAGGAAGGCGGTCTCCAGCGTGGCCCGGGAGACCTGGAGGCCCCGGACCAGGCCGAGGCGGGCCAGCTCCACGACCGTCGCGTCCGAGTCGTCGGTACGCAGCAGGGCGCGGTCGCCGGTCACCTCGACGGCGACGACACCGGGCAGCCGGTCCAGGCCCTCGGTGGAGCCGCCCGCGAGGTCGAACGAGACCTGGCTGTGCCCGGCCGCGTCCTTGATCGCCGCGCCGCTGCCGTCCGCGACGACCCGGCCCCGGTCGATGACGACGATCCGGTCCGCGTTCTCGTCGGCCTCCTCCAGATAGTGCGTGGAGAAGAGCACGGTGTTGCCGCGCCGGGCGTAGGCCCGCATCGACTCCCAGAACGCGCGCCGCCCCTCCACGTCCAGGGCGGCGGTCGGCTCGTCCAGCACGATCAGCTCGGGATTCCCGGCCAGCGCGACGGCGAACCGCACCCGCTGGGTCTGGCCGCCCGAGAGCTTGTCGATGCGCCGGTCCGCGTACTCCGTGACGCCCGCCAGGGCCAGCGCCTCGGCGACCGGCAGCGGGCGCGGATAGGTGGAGGCGACGAAGGAGACCAGCTCGCGCACGGTCACCCTGGGTATCGGCCGCCCCTCCTGGAGCATGGCGCCGACGAGCCCCGCCCGCACCGCCTGCTCGGGGGAGCGGCCCAGGACCCGCACGGCCCCCTCGTCCGGTGCGTTCAGCCCGAGCAGCAGCGAGATGGCGGTGGACTTTCCCGCCCCGTTGCGGCCCAGCAGGGCCACGGTCTCGCCGCGGCCGATCCGTACGTCCACCCCGTCGACGGCCCGCACGCTCCGCCCGGCCCGCCCGAACGTCTTCACCGCCCCGGTGAAGACCACCGCGGCCTCGTCGTCCCTTGTCTGCGTCATGTCTACGACGTTACGCAGCGTGAGTATGCGGCGGCAGATGTGTATGTACTGGGTCCGCCATGACATATGTCATCGCGGACGCGGAGGGTCCGGATCCGGTCGCTCCCGTGGGCGGACAGAGCGGTGCCCCCGCTGCCCGGGATGGTCTCCCGGGCAGCGGGGGCACCGCTTTCCCCTCCTCGATACGGCGGTCAGGCCGCCGCGACGCCGCTCTCCTCGGCGGGGCGGCGATGACGGCCGGCCGGCGTTGCCGCCGTGTCGTCCGTCGCCACACCCCCTCGGTGCTTGCCGGAGCCGCCGGCGTCGCCCCGCTGTGCGTCCGCCGCGGGCGGGAACGTCTGGGTCGTGTCGGTGCGGGCTTCAGACATGTGGGAAGTCACCCCGTTGTGATCGCTTACGTGTGTGCCGACCGGAACGTCACGCCGCCGCAGGCCCGGGAAAGGCCACGGTCGGTGACCAAGACACACGGTGCGTGAGCCCGGCCCCAGCCTAGTCAGGGGTCGTACGCCCCACGAGTGGCGCCTGCCCCAGAGGAACCGGTGTACACACTGGAGGATTCATCGATGGCGCGGAAGGTTGCCTACCATTTACGTCGCCCGCGCACTCCGCCTCCTCCGGCATCTCCAGCAGGGCCACCGCGCACGCCGTGTCCCCGTCCGCGTACGGAAGTTTGAGCACCCCGTCGCGCGACCAGACCCCGCTGCCCGCCAGCCAACCCCCGGGCGCCGCGAGCTGGTGCAGCCGGCGGCCCGACGGTCGCCACAGGCCGATCCAGCTGCCCGCCGCCCCGTCGATCCGGAGGGCCACCGCACAGCTCTCCGGCATCAGCATCTGCCCCGGCTGCACGGCGAACGGCTCCACCGAGCAGCCCGGCAGTCGCAGGCACTCCGGGAACCGTACGGGCAGGCAGCTGCCGAGCACCCCCCAGCCGAGCCGGTCGTGGCCGGGCGCGTCCGAGCGGATCAGCAGCAGACCGCTGTCCGGGTCCGCGAGCAGCAGCCGGTCGTCGCTCTCCGGCGCGATCTGGAGCAGCGGCGTCATCTCGGCGCCCCGCCCCAGGTCCACCGCGACGCTCTTCACGGGGCCGCCCCCGGCCGGTTCGCGGTCCAGGGCCAGCAGCCGGCCGGCCCGGTCCAGCCAGACGCCGCCGGAGCACCGCCCCGGCAGGTCCGCGAGGTGCTCGGGCCCGGACGCCCCGCCCGCCACCCGCCACAGCTCGGTGGAGTACGCGCCGACCGCCAGGGCGTACGCGCTCACCCCGTCCGGCGACGGCGGCAGCAGCGTGAGCGCGTCCCGCTCGACCGCCCCGAGCAGCAGCTCGCCGGTGCCGGGGCCGGTCGGATAGAGCAGCGAGAAGGTGTGCCGCTCGGCGACCCGGCGCCGGATCAGCACCCGCCCGTCGGCGAGCGGCACCACCTGCGCCTCGGCCTCCTCCGGCTGGTCGGTGGGCAGCGGCACGGCGTACGGCTCGGGCCCGTCGAGCGTCCAGCGCTCGGCGTACCAGGCGGTGTCGGCGCCGGGCACCGGGGCGGCGGTGAGCCGGGCGCCGTACGCGCCGTCGGCGGTGAGCGTGAAGGGGGGCAGAACCGTTTCGGCGGGGGAGTGCGCCTCGGCTGCGGCGGCCGGTGCGAGCGCCCCCGGCGCCGGGGCGTCTTCCGCCGGGGCGCTCCCCGCCGGGGCGCCCTCCGCGGGGCCGGTCTCCGTGACGGCCTCCGCGCGGCCGCCCGGATCGGGCTCCGGCTCCGGTTCCGGCTCCGCCGACCCGCCGTCACCCGTCATGGTCCCGTCCTCGATGGCACAGGCAGTCATCGACTCATCACCTCCGGCAACCGAAGCTAGTTTTCGCACTTCCAGCCGAACAACACGACCTCCCCCACTTCACACATAAGGGTGGTGATGGCCGGATTTCGCTGTGCGACCGAGGGTGCGTGTGCTGTACGGGGCCGAGCCGCGGGCGGCCCGTTCCCGGGGCTTCCCGGGGCGCGGCGGGCAGGTAGCCTTTCCTCCGTGCCCCGTCTGTCTGAAGTCATCTCCGAGCTCGACGCCCTCTGGCCGCCCGAGCGGGCCGAAGGATGGGACGCGGTCGGCACCGTCTGCGGTGATCCGGACGCCGAGATCCACCGGGTGCTCTTCGCCGTCGATCCCGTCCAGGAGATCGCCGACGAGGCGAAGAAGCTGGGCGCGCACCTGATCGTGACCCACCACCCGCTCTATCTGCGCGGTACGACGACGGTCGCGGCGGACACCTTCAAGGGCCGCGTCGTGCACACGCTGATCCGCGAGGACATCGCGCTGCACGTCGCCCACACCAACGCCGACACCGCCGACCCCGGGGTCTCCGACGCCCTGGCCGCCGCCCTCGACCTGCGCGTCGAGCGCCCCCTGGTCCCGGACGCGACGGACCCGGCCGGCCGCCGGGGGCTCGGCCGGATCTGCGTGCTCGACCACCCCGAGACCCTGGCCGCGTTCGCCGCCCGCGCCGCCGCCCGGCTGCCCGCCACCGCGCAGGGCATCCGCCTGGCCGGCGACCCGGAGGCGCCGGTGCGCACCGTCGCGGTGAGCGGTGGTTCCGGCGACAGCCTCTTCGACGCGGTACGCGCCGCCGGTGTGGACGCCTTCCTCACCGCCGACCTGCGCCACCACCCGGCCTCCGAGGCCACCCAGCACTCGCCGCTCGGCCTGGTCGATGCCGCACACTGGGCCACCGAGTGGCCGTGGTGCGAGCAGGCCGCCGCGCAGCTCGAAGCGATTTCCGACCGCCTCGGATGGGACCTGAGGGTCCACGTCTCGAAGCAGGTCACCGACCCCTGGACCGCCCACCACTCTTCTGGAGCCCCCAACTGAACGCCGCGCCCGCCGACCAGATCCGACTTCTCGACGTCCAGGCGCTCGACCAGCGCCTCTCCCAGCTCGCGCACCGCCGCAAGTCCCTGCCCGAGCACGCCGAGATCGAGTCGCTGACGGCCGACCTCGCCCAGCTCCGCGACCTGCTCGTCGCCTCCACCACCGAGGAGAGCGACACCGCCCGCGAGCAGACCAAGGCCGAGCAGGACGTCGACCAGGTCCGCCAGCGCGCCGCCCGCGACCAGCAGCGCCTGGACTCCGGCGCGGTCACCTCACCGAAGGACCTGGAGAGCCTCCAGCGCGAGATCACCTCGCTCGCCAAGCGCCAGGGCGACCTGGAGGACGTGGTCCTGGAGGTCATGGAGCGCCGCGAGTCCGCGCAGGAGCGCGTCGCGGAGCTGACCGACCGGGTCGCCGCCGTGCAGGCCAAGGTGGACGACGCCACCGCCCGCCGCGACGCCGCCACCCAGGAGCTCGACACGGAGGCCGCCTCGGTCACCAAGGAGCGCGAGGTCGTCGCCGGTTCGGTCCCCGCCGACCTGCTGAAGCTGTACGACAAGCTCCGCGTCCAGCAGGGCGGGGTGGGCGCCGCCCGCCTCTACCAGCGCCGCTGCGAGGGCTGCCGCCTTGAGCTGAACATCACCGAGATCAACGACGTGAAGGCCGCGTCCCCCGACACGGTGCTGCGCTGCGAGAACTGCCGCCGCATCCTGGTCCGCACCGCCGACTCGGGCCTGTAGTGAGCCTGCCGCGCCGGTTTGTTGTCGAGGCCGACGGCGGCTCCCGGGGCAACCCGGGCCCCGCCGGCTACGGCGCGGTCGTCATCGACCCGGACACCGGCGAGACGCTGGCCGAGACCGCCGAGTACATCGGCGTCGCGACCAACAACGTCGCCGAGTACAGGGGCCTCGTCGCGGGCCTCCGCGCGGTGGGCGCCCTGCTCGCGGACGGCCCGGTGGGCACCGTGGTCCAGGTGCGCGTCCGGATGGACTCCAAGCTCGTCGTGGAGCAGATGTCGGGCCGCTGGAAGATCAAGCACCCGGACATGAAGCCGCTCGCGGCCGAGGCGGCGGCGGTCCTGCCCGGCGCGGACATCAGCTACGAGTGGATCCCGCGCGAGCGGAACAAGCACGCCGACCGGCTGGCCAACGAGGCGATGGACGCGGGCCGCCGCGGCGACCGCTGGGACCCCTCGGCCTCCACGGCCGCCCTGGACACCCCACGCGCCCCGGTGGCCGCCGACCCCGTCACCCCGCAGGTGGGCTGGGGTTCGGCGCCCGACCTGGGCGCGCCCGCCACCCTCCTCCTGCTGCGGCACGGCGAGACGGCCCTCACCCCGCAGAAGCGGTTCTCCGGAAGCGGCGGCACCGACCCCGCGCTCTCCCCGGCGGGCCTGGAGCAGGCCGAGCGCGCGGCCACGGCGTTCGCGGCGCTCGGCACCGTGGAGGAGATCGTCAGCTCACCGCTGCGCCGCTGCCGCGAGACGGCCGGGGCGGTCGCGGCCCGGCTCGGCCTGGAGGTCCGGATCGAGGACGGGCTGCGCGAGACGGACTTCGGTGCCTGGGAAGGGCTCACGTTCGGCGAGGTCGGGGAGCGGTACGGGGACGACCTGGACGCCTGGCTCGCCTCCCCGGACGCGGCCCCCACGGGCGGCGGCGAGAGCTTCACGGAGGTAGCCGAGCGCGTGTCGGCCGCCCGGGACGCCCTCGTCACGCGTTACGCGGGCCGCACGGTCCTCGTCGTCACGCACGTCACCCCGATCAAGACCCTGGTCCGGCTCGCCCTGGGGGCGCCCCCGGAGGCGCTGTTCCGCATGGAGCTGTCGGCGGCGTCCGTCTCGTCCGTCGCGTACTACGCCGACGGCAACGCCTCCGTACGCCTGCTGAACGACACGTCCCACCTGCGATAAGGGCACCGGGACAGCACTCGGCCCCACCGGCGGGGGGAAGGCCGGTGGGGCCGAGGCGGTTCCGGCGGGTCGGGGGATTACCGGCCGGAACCCGGGTCACCCGGCGTGCGGGCTACGTCCCCTACAAGGGTCGTGCCCCGAATACCGGGGAGCATGCACGGCGGTCCGCGACGGGTTCCCCCGCCGCCCCGCTCAGCCCCGCAGCGCCGCCGCCCCGGCGGCCAGCCGCTCCACGCGCGCCCAGTCCCGGGCCGCGACCGCGTCCGCCGGGACCATCCAGCTCCCGCCCACGCAGCCGACATTGGGCAGCGCCAGGTACGCGGGCGCGGAGGCGGCCGAGATGCCGCCCGTCGGGCAGAACCGGGCCTGGGGGAGCGGCGCGGAGAGGGCCTTCAGATAGGCCGTGCCGCCCGCCGCCTCGGCCGGGAAGAACTTCATCTCGGTGACCCCGCGCTCCAGCAGCGCGACCACCTCGGAGGTGGTCGAGACGCCCGGCAGGAACGGCAGCCCCGACCCCTTCATCGCGTCCAGCAGCGCGTCCGTCCAGCCGGGGCTGACCAGGAAGCGGGCCCCCGCCGCCACCGTGTCCGCCACGTTCCGCGCCGAGATCACCGTGCCCGCGCCGACGACCGCGTCCGGGACCTCCGCCGCGATGGCCCGGATCGCGTCCAGGGCGGCGGCGGTGCGCAGGGTCACCTCGATCGCCGGAAGCCCGCCCGCGACCAGGGCGCGGGCGAGCGGCACCGCGTCGGCCGCGTCCTCCAGGACGACGACG from Streptomyces drozdowiczii carries:
- a CDS encoding zinc ribbon domain-containing protein, with translation MNAAPADQIRLLDVQALDQRLSQLAHRRKSLPEHAEIESLTADLAQLRDLLVASTTEESDTAREQTKAEQDVDQVRQRAARDQQRLDSGAVTSPKDLESLQREITSLAKRQGDLEDVVLEVMERRESAQERVAELTDRVAAVQAKVDDATARRDAATQELDTEAASVTKEREVVAGSVPADLLKLYDKLRVQQGGVGAARLYQRRCEGCRLELNITEINDVKAASPDTVLRCENCRRILVRTADSGL
- a CDS encoding bifunctional RNase H/acid phosphatase; protein product: MSLPRRFVVEADGGSRGNPGPAGYGAVVIDPDTGETLAETAEYIGVATNNVAEYRGLVAGLRAVGALLADGPVGTVVQVRVRMDSKLVVEQMSGRWKIKHPDMKPLAAEAAAVLPGADISYEWIPRERNKHADRLANEAMDAGRRGDRWDPSASTAALDTPRAPVAADPVTPQVGWGSAPDLGAPATLLLLRHGETALTPQKRFSGSGGTDPALSPAGLEQAERAATAFAALGTVEEIVSSPLRRCRETAGAVAARLGLEVRIEDGLRETDFGAWEGLTFGEVGERYGDDLDAWLASPDAAPTGGGESFTEVAERVSAARDALVTRYAGRTVLVVTHVTPIKTLVRLALGAPPEALFRMELSAASVSSVAYYADGNASVRLLNDTSHLR
- the eda gene encoding bifunctional 4-hydroxy-2-oxoglutarate aldolase/2-dehydro-3-deoxy-phosphogluconate aldolase codes for the protein MTSSVLDLAPVVPVVVLEDAADAVPLARALVAGGLPAIEVTLRTAAALDAIRAIAAEVPDAVVGAGTVISARNVADTVAAGARFLVSPGWTDALLDAMKGSGLPFLPGVSTTSEVVALLERGVTEMKFFPAEAAGGTAYLKALSAPLPQARFCPTGGISAASAPAYLALPNVGCVGGSWMVPADAVAARDWARVERLAAGAAALRG
- a CDS encoding ABC transporter permease, with protein sequence MFPYILLEMRRTLRDAGFLIFGTGMPVLMYLIFTNIGDDGADGWKTASMVGMAAYGALGSAMSIGTGVASDKSLGWLQQLRVTPLSPSHAVVGRAISGSVTVLPVILTVLLAGGLINGVRMAAWQWAVLVLLLWLGALPFTLLGLGNGYRLTPQGTGVVNVACLMGFGVVGGLWFPLEMLPEWLRSVGRFTPANRFADLGWATTDGHAPGAMTTGVLAAWLLLFGAYAVISYRRSARTV
- a CDS encoding Nif3-like dinuclear metal center hexameric protein, which encodes MPRLSEVISELDALWPPERAEGWDAVGTVCGDPDAEIHRVLFAVDPVQEIADEAKKLGAHLIVTHHPLYLRGTTTVAADTFKGRVVHTLIREDIALHVAHTNADTADPGVSDALAAALDLRVERPLVPDATDPAGRRGLGRICVLDHPETLAAFAARAAARLPATAQGIRLAGDPEAPVRTVAVSGGSGDSLFDAVRAAGVDAFLTADLRHHPASEATQHSPLGLVDAAHWATEWPWCEQAAAQLEAISDRLGWDLRVHVSKQVTDPWTAHHSSGAPN
- a CDS encoding ABC transporter ATP-binding protein, which produces MVFTGAVKTFGRAGRSVRAVDGVDVRIGRGETVALLGRNGAGKSTAISLLLGLNAPDEGAVRVLGRSPEQAVRAGLVGAMLQEGRPIPRVTVRELVSFVASTYPRPLPVAEALALAGVTEYADRRIDKLSGGQTQRVRFAVALAGNPELIVLDEPTAALDVEGRRAFWESMRAYARRGNTVLFSTHYLEEADENADRIVVIDRGRVVADGSGAAIKDAAGHSQVSFDLAGGSTEGLDRLPGVVAVEVTGDRALLRTDDSDATVVELARLGLVRGLQVSRATLETAFLALTAPGDAVLATTAPATEKETV